The DNA window ATTTACAAAGAAGCAAAAGGTGCCAACTTAGGAGGCCATGCAATTACTCTTGTGGGTTACGACGATTCCGCGCAGGCATTTAAATACCAAAATTCCTGGGGTGTTGGATGGGGCGATAATGGCTTCGGATATATCGATTATCGATATTTTACAAGAGTTTGTCGTTCCGCATTTGTAATGATAGATTTAGTTGACCCAAACCCAGAAGTAAGTGTAGTAAAAAATGAAGAAAAAGTTGTAATTGAACCTCCATCGGCTAATACCGATGTTTCGAATGAAAATAAACCTTTAGAACCACCAGCAGAAATCAACGCATCGACTGGAAATTTTTCAAACAAAATTGTCCTCACATGGACTCCAGTTCCAAATGCGATAGGGTATGAAGTTTATAGAAGTATTCCTGATGAGGACAACTTTCAACAAGTAGGACTCTCCCAAAATACTCAGTTTGAGGATACTGGTGTTTATCCAGAAATTGCCTATGCATACAAAATTGCAGCCGTATCTGAATCAGATGTTTCCGAGATAAGCCAAGGCACTGCGATTGGTTATGCAAAGACTGTAAAAAATGAAGTCCCTGCAAAAATCAGTTCAATAACAGCTTCGGACGCGCTTTTTCCAGATAAAGTAGTTTTAGAATGGGAACCTCTTGAAGGAGTAACAGGATACCAAATCTTCAAATGGGATGGTAGAATGTACCGATCCATAGGAAAAAGTAACACAGCCTATTACGAAGATAAATCTGCCCGAAAAAATGGTGTATTAGAAGCGTATACTATAGCTGGTGTAAATAATTCAACTATCGGGCTTTTTTCTGACGCAGTGTTAGGCAAAACAGCAATAGCCTCAAAACCACCAGCGCCATCGCGAGTAACTGCATCCATGGGACAATTTAGAGATAAGGTAGTCGTTCAATGGAGCAAAGTAAATGGAGCGGCCGGATATTTAGTTTATCGATATGCCGAAAATAAATGGGAAGCGTTAGGCGAAACAACTGACGAAAAATTAGAAGATAGCCCTGCTAAAAAGGGAGCACGATATTACACAGTAATTACAAAATCTAGAGATAATATTTATGGTCCTTATTCTAGATACGCTGTTGGATACGTGGATCCAAATTTAAAAAGAGGTGGAAAAAAATTAGAACCCCCAGCAGCAGTAAGTGCAGTAGTAGATAAAAAAACTGGCTATGCTACCCTTAGTTGGAATAAAGTAGAAGGCGCTGAAGAATATAACGTTTGGGAAAAACGCCAAGGTGACTCTAAATGGATTTTTAAATCTAGAGTAGATACCGATAAAAAGTTTTATACATTTGCAGTTCCTGAGAGAGAAAAATTTTATCTCTATTCAGTTACATCTAAAACTCAATTAGGCACCGATAGCGACTATTCAAACATAGCCTCAGTTGTATTATCCACTCCTAAAGTTGCAGCTAAAACAAGAAGTTTTGGAGGCAATTCCAAATTAGAAAAATTTAAAGGGACATGGACGGCAATGCAATGGGATGGAAATACGGGAACCAAAAACGTAGTTATGGAGATTGTTTCCGAGGATGGAAATAATTTTACCGTTAAAATTGATAATAAAAAAACATTTAAAGGAAGTTATGTGAAAGGCTCTCCTGTAATTGACGTAGACGGTAAAATGAAAATAAAATTAGCCTCATCTGAAGACGCCCTCATGGTAGAAATGAGAGACAAATCCATATTAAACGAAAAAACAGAACTATCCTTTCTGAAGGAATAGTCATTCTTAATTCACTCTCCCCTCTCTTCTTAAGAGAGGGGTCTAAAACAAAAATATTAAACAAATTACAATAATCCTATCATGAAAATAATTATACATAAATTTATGCTGCTTTGTCAAATTCAAGCAATGAGATTTAGTCACAGTTTTAACTACAAAATTGCTTATTGGAATACAATTACGATAAAGGTAAAAAGGAGCATTACAGCGTGTTATTTTCCAAAATGCCGCTGTTGCGGGTTTTCTTTTCTTTTTTGCTTACTTTATTCTTTTCTTTTCCTAATCAAACTGCGACCGAGCAGTTTGGGGTTTGAGAAAAAGGGGGAAAAAGAAAAAAGTAAGAGAGAGATTTATTTTGAAATAAAAATTTTATTTTTAAGAAGTAAACACTTTGTTTCAAAATACTTAGTGAGACTTGACAAAGTCGCATTAAGAATACCCTTTTTACTATTGGGATTTTTATTAATCAACGAAAGCATTTTCGCAAATCCCATTATTTCTTATAAAAAAATCGACGAAACTTTAAAGAAAACTTGGGAGGAAACCTATCCAGTAGAATATAAATCGATCACGAAAAAAGATTTGCTTGGCAAAGGAATTATGGTCGTAAAAAATAAGCAAAAACAAATGGAATATATGTATTCCTTTCAAATTTTTATTCCAAGAGTTAGTATGGTGGACGGTGTAAAAACAGTAATGGAAGACGGAAAAGAAATTATAGTGAAACTCATACATAATCCTAGTAATCTAGAAAAACAATATCGAATTGAACTAGGTGAGTTCTCAGAAAAATATTACCAAGGAAATGTAATCAGATGGATCAAATGAATCACGAAATTTTAATCAGAGAAAAAATGAAACAACAAGGTTTGAGTGACTTGCTCATCCAAGACTTTTTAACCAAAGTCGAAAAAGTAAGAACAGGGGAAACGGGTAAAGTCAAATGGGAGTCCATCGGAGATCTTGATCCCGAAAAAGATGAAATCGATTTAGATGTTCTTCGTAAAAAATACCCAATCAAAAAAGAAACCTTAGCGAAGTTAGTTGTCATAAAGCTCAACGGTGGTCTAGGAACTTCAATGGGTTTAGACAAAGCAAAGTCATTAATTCCAATTAAAGACGGTTTATCTTTTCTAAAAATTGTAGCCAACCAAGTAAAATTCATGAGAAAAAAGTACGGAGTAGAAATTCCTTTAATTCTAATGAATTCCTATAATACAGAAGCTGACTCACTCGAAGAGTTAAATAAAGCAGATTTTAAACAGGAAATTACAACTTCCTTTCTACAAAACAAAGTTCCTCGTCTAAATCAATCAGATCTAACACCTATTACCCTCACGGATAAAAAGGAAGAATGGTGTCCGCCTGGGCATGGCGACATTTACCTCTCTTTAAAAGAAACAGGAATTTTAGAAAAACTACTAATTCAAGGTTTCGAATATGCATTCATTTCAAACGGTGACAATTTAGGTGCAACCATTGAACCTTCTATATTAGAATACCTCGTAGAAGAAAGTTTGGAATTTGCGATGGAAATGACTCCAAAAACACTTGCCGATACAAAAGGCGGGGCTATTTATCGTAAACTGGTAAATGGAAATTTTGTAGGTTTAGAATTACTAGAAACAGCACAGGTACCTAAAGAAAATGAACCAGAATTTTCCGGAATGGGAAAATTTAGAACTTTTTCCACCAACAATCTCTGGGTGAATTTGAAAGCATTATCCAAGTTAATAGAAAAAAATCCACCTTCTCTATCCCTCATAGTAAATCCCAAAGTTGTAGATGGAAAAGACGTATTACAGCTCGAAACCGCAATGGGCTCAGCAATCGGAAGTTTTCAAAAAACCAAAGGGATTATCATTCCTAGAGATCGTTTTGCGCCCGTCAAAAAATGCGAAGACTATCTAATCAGGCGTTCGGATGCGTATATATTAAATGAAGATTTTTCCCTCACAATGAATCCTGAAAGAAAAAAAGTCGGACTTGGAGAAAACCTTGTTAGCCTCGATGACAAGTTTTACAAAAAAATAAAAGGTTTTGAAAAACTTTTTCCTGTTACTCCATCTCTTGTATTCTGTAATTCTTTAAAAGTCGAAGGTGAAGTCGAATTTGATAAACACATTGTCCTAAAAGGAGATGTAGTCATACGAAACACAAGTGGCGAATTACGAAAAGTATCCGCAATAGGGAAATCAGAATTGAAGGATGAGACAATTATTTTATAATATTAACATCGCATCGCCATAGGAATAAAAACGCATTTTATTTTCTATGGCTTTGTGATAGGCTTCTAAAATAAATTCTGTTCCCGCAAAAGCAGCGACTAATAAAAGCAAACTACTTTCAGGTAAATGGAAATTTGTAATAAGCCCCTCAATTGAATCCACTGAATCGCCTGGTTGAATAAATATATTTGTTATTCCACTTGTTTTGACATATTTTCCTGTAGCTCTATCGTATGACGATTCCAAAGTTCTAAGTGAAGTTGTGCCAATGGCAATTATTCTTCGTTTGCCCTTAGCTTCATTTAAAAGGTTTAAAGTTGTTTCGGGAATATAAAATTCCTCCTCATGCAGTTTTTTTTCCTGAATTTGTTCAACAGTCAATGGAGAAAAAGTTCCGTAACCAATACAAAGTTCTACTTCTGTAAAAGTTATTCCTTTCTTCTGCAAATTAAACTTGAGTTCTTCTGTAAAATGTAAACCAGCCGTAGGTGCTGCAACTGAACCTGGAGTTGAGGCAAATATAGTTTGGTATCTTTCTTTGTCAGACTCTTCCGCCTTACGTTTCAAATAAGGTGGAATTGGAATGGTTCCAATTTTCTCGAAAACATCCTCGGAAATAGGAATGGAAGGATATAAAAAAATATCCCCTACTTCGTTTCGATTTAGAGTAAAATAAATGTTTTCATCCTTTGTAAAAAGCGTTTCTCCTAGCTTTAATTTCCGAACGTTTTTAATTAAAACTTTCCATTTTTCATTCCCCAAATCTAAAATTTTTTCCAAAAAGATACATTCAAATTCCCTGCCGGATTTATTTTGTAAAAATACTCTGCGTTTACTTACACGGGTTTGGTTGTAGACTAAAATATCATTTGGCAGTAAAAAATTCTCAATATTTTTAAATACATTTTCAAAAACTATCGACTTAGTTTGTTTGTTTAAAACTAAAAGCCTAGATTCATCTCGATTTTTAGCCGGATAACGAGCGATTAACTCATCTGGTAAATGAAAGTCAAATTTGGATAGATCCATATTGAGTTACATTTTTTAATCATTGATTTTTTAACACCTTATTTCAAATTGCTTTTGACTATGTTGGAAAAATTTAAACAGGCGTTGCCCTATTTTACCGTATTATTGCTTCTGCTTTTTTTAGTGCAAAGTATCGGGCGTGCAAAAAACAAAACTGACTTTCATGATTATTATACTGCATCTCAATTATTCCAACAGGAAAAAGATCTCTATAACTTAAATTCAATTCAAACTTTGGCAGAAGAAATCAAACTCGAAGACCTATTTAAGTTAGAAAACCTAAAAAAATTAGAAGGTCTAAAAGGAAATGTGGGAACATATATTTATCCTCCCCTATTTGCTTTTTTATTAATTCCACTTGGAATGTTGTCTTATCCTACTGCGGCTATGATATTTGCAATAATCAATTTCTGCTCTTTATTAGGATGCCTATTTTTAATTACAAAATTTATATCATTTAAAAATACATTTTACATTCTATTTTTTACTCTATTTATTAACTATCGTTACTTAGAAAGCCATGTAGCAAATAATCAAGTTGCATTTATTTTAATCCTACTCATATTACTTTCTATTTACATTAAAAACGATGCGTTAGCTGGGATTCTCCTTTCTCTTGCGATCCTAATAAAACTGACTCCCGCCATTTTTCTTTTTTACTTTCTATACAAACGCCAATTCAAACGATTTGGTTACACATTATTATTTTCAGTTGTTTGGATATATATCCCATCTCTATATGCACATGAATATAACATACAATCATTATCAAACTGGAACGAACTTGTATTAAATACAGCCATGAAAAATCCTGCCTTTCGATCATGGAAGAATAACCAGAGCCTTATAGCAACTATCGCAAAATATTTTTTGGTCGGAGCAGACCCTTTAAACCAAGCGCTATTTGGAATGCCATTTGTCGACTTTAGCGCAAGAACAATTTCCTACATATTCTATCTATGTTCCCTTATCATAGGAATTCCATTTTTATACAAATTGAAAAATGGAATTTCAGATAATACAATAATTTCGATTTTATTCATACTTTCCGTAATTTTTAGTGGAATTAGTTGGGTTCATTCATTTGCTGTACTATTATTTCCTATCGCTTATTTATTTCACAAACTTTTCGAAATTCAAACTTCCAAAATATTAAAAAATATTTTTATAACTAATTGCATCATAACAATATTATCCTCTAGGACTTTGATTGGGTCGACAGCAGAAGGGATTTTTTTAATGTTTTCCCTACTTTTATACACATCTTTGGCATTTTATTTTATTTTACTTAATATCGAAGACAGGAAGCCAAATGCCTCTGGAAGTTAAATACAAACCAAGGATTGCGGTAGACGCGAGACCCCTATCCTATGGTCTTACTGGCAATTCCCGTTACTTGTTTGAAGTATTAAAATATTTAATTCGGAAAGATTCACATTTCGAATATTACCTGTATTCCAACAAAGAAATCCATCCTATGTTTATGGATTTTTTTAAAGAACAATCCATTTCGATACCTGCAATTAAAAAAGTTCCGGGAGTTATTTGGTTAAATTTTGTTTTGCCTTATCTTATGTACCGCGATAGAATAGATATGTTTTGGGGGACTCTTCAATTACTTCCTTATTTCAAATTAAAAATTCCTGAATTTGTAAATTATCATGATCTAAATTTTAAATCTGCACCCGGGACAATGACCCGTACTAATTTTATTCAACATAGACTTTTGTCAGGAAAAACTTTACAAAATGCGAACACTGTATTTTGCCTTTCAAAAAATACTAAAAAGGAAATCGCAGAATATAAACCAGAGTTCACAAAAAAACTGAAAGTAATATATCCGGGCGTAAGTAAAAAGGTTATAAAATCAGAAGAAATCGCAATTAAAGGCAAATTCATATTTACCATTGGAACTCTTGAACCTCGAAAAAATATTTCTTCTGTAATTGAAGCCTTTTTACTTTTAAAAACGGAACGTCCTGATTTTGAATATAAATTAGTAATCGCGAGCCGAAGAGGCTGGGGACAAGAAACATTAACTCAAAAATTACTTTCCGGTGAATTTGAAAAAGATGGAATTGTATTTTTGGAAAATCCAAACGATGAATTATTAAATGTTCTTTATAAAAAATGTAGTCTATTTTTATTTCCTTCGATTCACGAGGGATTTGGACTACCTCTATTAGAAGCCATGTTAGAACAAAAAGTTTGTATTGCTTCTGACATCCCAGTTTTTAGAGAAATTCTTGAGACTGATTCAGACATTCTCGTTAACGCTCTAGATGTAAATGAATGGAAAAATGCAATTCTAAAAATTACTGATAGAAATTCCGTAAAAAGAAAGAGAGTTTGGGATGAAAAACAGTGGACGTGGATTGCAACAGCTAGCCAAATAGAAGAATCCTTTTTAATAGAATGGCATAAAAAACTAGATACGAGTGTCGTAAAAAATGCAGTTTAATTCCGTACATTTTTTGTTTTTCTTTTTTATTTCCATAATTCTTGGAAATATTCTTAAGAACACTTGGCAAAGAGTATTTTTACTTTTAGCAAGTGTTTATTTTTATACTTACACGAATACTTATTTTATCGCATTACTTGTATTATCCACACTTATAGATTATTTTGCAGCTCTTGCCATCGACAATGAAAATAGGACTAACTTACAAAAGAAAATATACCTTTCTATTTCGGTCGTCTTTAACCTTTTAATTCTTGGTTATTTTAAATATGCCTATCTAACAACAGATATAATCAATACTATATTTGGATCGAATTTACGCACATTTAACGTCGTAACGTATTATCTAAATATTCTCCATTTATACCCTACTCCGCAAGACCCATTTTTAAGTCGGATTGTTCTTCCTGTCGGAATTTCTTTTTATACATTTCAGTCTATGAGTTATACCATAGATGTTTATAGAAAAACTATTTCAGCACGTAAATCGTTTATAGACTTTTCCCTATACGTTGCATTTTTTCCACAACTAGTCGCTGGCCCAATAGTGAGGGCAACAACGTTTTTCCGTGATTTAGATTTCAGACTATCTGTTACGAATGAAGATATACAAATTGCAATCACTCGAATATTAATTGGATTTATGCGAAAATTAGTTTTTGCGGATAATTTAGGTAAAGTGGTAAATTATACATTTGCGAACTATCAAAGTATGAATGCCTTAGAAATTTGGACAGGTGCTATTGCATTCGGATGGCAAATTTACTTTGACTTTGCAGGGTATACAGATATAGCCATAGGTATTGCGAGACTCTTTGGTTTTAAGTTTGATCCTAACTTCAACTTCCCAATGACAATAACAAATATTACAGATCATTGGTCTAAATGGCATATATCCTTTTCCACTTGGATTAGGGATTATATCTATATTCCTCTAGGCGGATCGCGCGGAGGAAATTTTATTACCTATCGAAATATTTTTATTACATGGCTTTTTGGCGGTGTATGGCATGGAGCGGATTATCATTATATTGCGTGGGGTCTATGGCAAGCAGTAATGCTTTCTATACATAGAATTTATACCCAGACAAATACTCGAAAACTACTGAATGAAAAAGGTGGTATTCTTTATAAGTCCTTTTCGGCAATATTCACTATTTTTTGTCTAGCCTTTGGTTTCGTAATGTTTAGAGCACAAGGAAATCCTGCCGGTACTGCCATGTATCATATATGGGAAATGATAAAGTCTATGTTATTAATTACTGAAAATTCCAGAATATTAGATTCTTATTCGAATTACGATTACGGAATACTCTTGATTATCTGCTTTTGGGCAAGTTCGAAATTCTCAAAACAAAATATAGAATATATGAGTACGAGTGGAAATAAACTTATGTATGCAAATATAGCTGCAGCGTTTCTTATATTAATTTTTGGTTCTAGTGATACCCAAACATTTATGTATTTTGTCTTTTAAGGAATTAATAATGATTGAGTTTAATAAATTTTACAAAGACAAACGATTTTATATTCCAATTTTATTATTAATTGTATTTGAATTGATGTTTCAAATTCTGATTGATTTTTATAAACCTTATTTAAAGAAAAAATCATACGCAGCCAATATCAATCAAATCACCGATCATATCATTGAAAAAAAAGTAGAACATGATCCAGATATATTACTTATAGGAACATCCGTAGCCTACCAAGGATTATCCCTTCCCGTATTACAAGAAAAAATAAAGGATACTGGTTACAAGATACAATCAGTAGCAATTCCTGGATCTGAACTAATTGTACAAAGCCTTGCTGTAGAAAAAGTTTTAAAGGAATTTAAAAATGTTAAACTAATAATTTACGTTGGGGAAATTACCATGCCCTGGGTGAGCAAAACAGATCTTAGCCCACCTACTCTTGCCATGATCAATGAGTTTGATAAAAAAAGTGTAATCAAAAAAATTATTGATTTTGAATACGATGCAAGTAAAATCGAGTTCGACTGGAAATCAAAAAAATTATACTTTGGATATTTGTATAACTTTGATGAATGGGCTTACTTATTTTTAAAAAGCATAGCATATAGAAGAGATTTAAACGACTTTATTACAGACCCGGGAAAAAGATTAAAATATATTTCGAGAAAAAATGCACATCCTAATTTAAACTTTTATGAATATGAAAATGAAAAAACTGAAAAAATGAGCGACTATCCAATGTCAAACATAGAAGAATGTATGACCAAGACATCTCCGGATAATCAAGAACAGATTCCAAATACATCCAATTTTGATCATAAAAAGGCTATTTTTGATACATGTTGGGTTGCAAAAATTTCTACAAATATTCAAACAAGGACACCTGAAACAGAACTTTACTTTCGACGGTTATCTCATATATACTCCCATATTCAAGAAAATAACATTAAGATTATTAATATATTTGCACCCTATAGTAATATAATTGATAAACAATTAGGCGGCGATGGTAGAGTGAAAGTCTGGAAGGAAGAACTAGAAAAAATAAATCCACCCAACGCAGTATTAGAAGATTTCAGATATATATTCGACGGAAAAAACAGCGATGATTATTGTTACGATGTAATCCATTTAAATCATGCTGGAGCAGTATTATTTTCAGAAGCTCTAGGCGATTACTTAAAAAATAATATTCATCAGTTAATTAAACACTAAAAGGTATTCAGGCTAATCCATGTTATTTACATCACTACTATTTGCGGCGTTTTTCCTAATTGTATACATTATATTTTGGTCAATCCCAAACCAAAAGGGAAAAGAAATTTGGTTATTAATAGCTTCCGTTTTATTCTATGGATCTTGGAGTTTTGGATTTCTTTTCCATTTTTTAGTAGTTGTAGGAATCAATTATTATTTCATACGATTACTCCATAAATCTCATTCTAAAAGAATAGTTTCTGTCGCTGTTGCCGTTAATATATTTAATTTAGGAGTATTCAAATATTTTTATTTTTTCACAGATATTTTCGCAAGTTTAAGTGGCATATCCGCATTAACCAATTTAAAAAGTAGTACGACGTTTAAAATTATTCTCCCGCTCGCAATTAGTTTTTACACATTCCAAATGCTTGCTTACATAATTGATGTATATAGAAAAAAAGTTACAGAGGAAATAAGCCTAATTGACTTTAGTATCTTTATTTTATTTTTCCCTCAATTAATTGCAGGCCCAATTATGCGGTCACAAGATTTTTTACCCGAATTAAAAAATATTAAAGCAAAACCAGAATATCTTTCCCCCGGACTTAGCTTTATTGCACTTGGAATACTGAAAAAAGTACTTATAGCGGATAACTTAGCTTTGCTTGTAGATCCTATATGGAGTAACCCTTCTAATTACGACTGGCTAACTCTATTACTTGCCATTCATGGATTTACTTGGCAGATTTACTGTGACTTTAGCGGTTATACTGATATTGCTAGAGGTTGCGCATTTTTATTAGGTTTTAAAATTCCTGAAAATTTTCGTTCTCCATTTTTAGCCGATTCAGCAAGAGATTTATGGCAACGCTGGCATGTTACACTTTCTACTTGGCTTCGGGATTATCTCTATATACCTCTCGGCGGAAATAGACAAGGCGAAATTAGATCTTATATCAATTTAATTATAACTTTTACTTTGGGTGGACTATGGCATGGAGCTAACTTTACTTATATTCTTTGGGGATTTTATCATGGAGTAATACTCTCTGTGGAAAGAATTTTTGAGAGATTAAATCTACAAATTAAATCAACTAACTTTCTTTGGAAGTTGGTATGTATTTTATATGCCTACCATATTTTTCTATTTGGAGCAATTATGTTTCGCTCCAATCACACTGCTGATTATTTTTCTGTTTTAGTAAAATTATTCACATTAGCCGATGGAATTTCTCTTGGGAAAACAGAAATTGATTCAATTATTGGCCTTTGTTTTATTAGTTTTTTAATTCAACTTGCCCAGTATTTTGAGAAAATTCCAAACTGGATTTTAAAAATAAAACAAATACTGATTCCAGTTTCATACGTAATTTTACTATTTCTAATAAGCCTATACAGCAAATCAGGAAAGGAATTTGTATACTTCCAATTTTAATATGAACGAAACTTTTTTAAAAAATAGATTTTTATTTTACCCACTTCTACTTGCTAGTTTTATCTTTTGTTTTGATAAATTATTCAGCTTAACATGTATTAGAAAATACACTGAGTCTAGAATTGAATATGCCTTCTATGCCGAAAAGAAACCATTATTGGAACAACTAAATAATTTTCAGAAAACCCAAAAGCCAGAAGACAAACTTTTAATTCTCTTTGGGACTTCCCATATGGGAGAATTCTCACATAAATACATTCAGGAAAAAAATCCAAATCTTACAACATACAATTTCTCTGCGCCTATGGCACCCCCATCTTATTTGTATTATAATTTAGAAACAGTTATTAATTCGGGAGTAAAAATAGATTATGCGATTTTAGAAATAATTCCTGAAACTTTCCAATCGGCAGCCAATGAATACGCTCTAAAGTTTTCCTACGATTGGAAATTTATCTATAATAATAGAGATGTTTTTTCGAATGATGAAATCGAAAGTTTTACTCATGCAAATCTTTTTAACGTCGTGCGATTTCCCCCAAGACTAAACATCGCAATCCAGCGACTAAAAGATAAAAATGCAATCGCTGGTTTTGAATTTTTTAATTCAATGGTTCAACTAGCTACCAAACAAAATAACGGCGGAATTCCAAACCCAATTATCCATGAAATTCCTGAAAACATTTTCGAAAAAGAGTCTAAGACTTATTTTGCGCAGGCGTTTAAAAAAACTAAAAATCTTTCTTATAATGAGTCTTTAGCACAAAAGATATTTTATATTAAATTTATTGAAACTTGTAAAAAAAATAATATCCAACTTCTAGTATACAAACCAATTATTTCTAAACCACTACAAAAATTATTAGACGAATCCGATTTTTATGAAAAATGGTGGTCAGATAAATTAGAAATTGCCAATAACAATGAAATTCCTGTATTAGATATGGCAACCTACTCCAACTCTATAAAATGTCAAAAATTTGTAGATGTACATCATTTGAGTGGAGGATGTTATCCAGAAATCACAGACATACTTTTAGAGAAAATATCACACTAACAATTTAGTATGAATAATAAGGATTTAACTCTTAATGATGCACAATCAAAAGTGGATGAATGGATTCGCACAATAGGTGTAAAATATTTTAGTGAGATGACAAACCTTGCGATTTTAATGGAAGAAGTTGGCGAATTATCCCGATTAATCGCAAGAACCTACGGAGATCAATCGTTCAAAAAATCAGACTTAGAAAAAGATATTCCTTCTGAGATAGGTGATATACTTTTTGTATTAATTTGCCTATCAAACCAAATGGGAATTTCTCTTGAAGACGTATTACTCAAAACACTAGAAAAAAATACAACTCGTGATAAGGACAGACATAAAAATAACGAAAAATTAAAATAGAATTATTGAATACATCTTACATGATTATGATAATGTTTTGGTATATGAACAATATCCCCAACATTTAATACTACAATCCAAGCCCTTTCTTTATCCAATTCGTCATTTGTCCAATACCAATTATTTTTCCATTTTTTTCTTTCAGGAGTTTTATAAACAGAAAGTAACTCTTTTTTTGTAGGCAATCGCATACTTTTTGATTTACATATTTCAACAGCCGATTTCCAATCTAAACTTCCTTCTTCCAATGCCCAATTCAATATTTCAGAATGTGCAGTAAACGATGAAAATAAAATTAATGCCGATATTAATTTTTGTAACATAATCGAAACCTCAGACTAGCCATATTTTTATTCCCCTTACGCATTTGGAAAGCAGTAAATCTTATGCTAGATTTTCTCTTGCTATTATTATAGTCACTTTATTTACTAGGAATTCATAAGTTTTTCAAAATA is part of the Leptospiraceae bacterium genome and encodes:
- a CDS encoding glycosyltransferase family 4 protein, whose protein sequence is MPLEVKYKPRIAVDARPLSYGLTGNSRYLFEVLKYLIRKDSHFEYYLYSNKEIHPMFMDFFKEQSISIPAIKKVPGVIWLNFVLPYLMYRDRIDMFWGTLQLLPYFKLKIPEFVNYHDLNFKSAPGTMTRTNFIQHRLLSGKTLQNANTVFCLSKNTKKEIAEYKPEFTKKLKVIYPGVSKKVIKSEEIAIKGKFIFTIGTLEPRKNISSVIEAFLLLKTERPDFEYKLVIASRRGWGQETLTQKLLSGEFEKDGIVFLENPNDELLNVLYKKCSLFLFPSIHEGFGLPLLEAMLEQKVCIASDIPVFREILETDSDILVNALDVNEWKNAILKITDRNSVKRKRVWDEKQWTWIATASQIEESFLIEWHKKLDTSVVKNAV
- a CDS encoding MBOAT family protein, which encodes MQFNSVHFLFFFFISIILGNILKNTWQRVFLLLASVYFYTYTNTYFIALLVLSTLIDYFAALAIDNENRTNLQKKIYLSISVVFNLLILGYFKYAYLTTDIINTIFGSNLRTFNVVTYYLNILHLYPTPQDPFLSRIVLPVGISFYTFQSMSYTIDVYRKTISARKSFIDFSLYVAFFPQLVAGPIVRATTFFRDLDFRLSVTNEDIQIAITRILIGFMRKLVFADNLGKVVNYTFANYQSMNALEIWTGAIAFGWQIYFDFAGYTDIAIGIARLFGFKFDPNFNFPMTITNITDHWSKWHISFSTWIRDYIYIPLGGSRGGNFITYRNIFITWLFGGVWHGADYHYIAWGLWQAVMLSIHRIYTQTNTRKLLNEKGGILYKSFSAIFTIFCLAFGFVMFRAQGNPAGTAMYHIWEMIKSMLLITENSRILDSYSNYDYGILLIICFWASSKFSKQNIEYMSTSGNKLMYANIAAAFLILIFGSSDTQTFMYFVF
- a CDS encoding SGNH/GDSL hydrolase family protein; translation: MIEFNKFYKDKRFYIPILLLIVFELMFQILIDFYKPYLKKKSYAANINQITDHIIEKKVEHDPDILLIGTSVAYQGLSLPVLQEKIKDTGYKIQSVAIPGSELIVQSLAVEKVLKEFKNVKLIIYVGEITMPWVSKTDLSPPTLAMINEFDKKSVIKKIIDFEYDASKIEFDWKSKKLYFGYLYNFDEWAYLFLKSIAYRRDLNDFITDPGKRLKYISRKNAHPNLNFYEYENEKTEKMSDYPMSNIEECMTKTSPDNQEQIPNTSNFDHKKAIFDTCWVAKISTNIQTRTPETELYFRRLSHIYSHIQENNIKIINIFAPYSNIIDKQLGGDGRVKVWKEELEKINPPNAVLEDFRYIFDGKNSDDYCYDVIHLNHAGAVLFSEALGDYLKNNIHQLIKH
- a CDS encoding MBOAT family protein; translated protein: MLFTSLLFAAFFLIVYIIFWSIPNQKGKEIWLLIASVLFYGSWSFGFLFHFLVVVGINYYFIRLLHKSHSKRIVSVAVAVNIFNLGVFKYFYFFTDIFASLSGISALTNLKSSTTFKIILPLAISFYTFQMLAYIIDVYRKKVTEEISLIDFSIFILFFPQLIAGPIMRSQDFLPELKNIKAKPEYLSPGLSFIALGILKKVLIADNLALLVDPIWSNPSNYDWLTLLLAIHGFTWQIYCDFSGYTDIARGCAFLLGFKIPENFRSPFLADSARDLWQRWHVTLSTWLRDYLYIPLGGNRQGEIRSYINLIITFTLGGLWHGANFTYILWGFYHGVILSVERIFERLNLQIKSTNFLWKLVCILYAYHIFLFGAIMFRSNHTADYFSVLVKLFTLADGISLGKTEIDSIIGLCFISFLIQLAQYFEKIPNWILKIKQILIPVSYVILLFLISLYSKSGKEFVYFQF
- a CDS encoding DUF1574 family protein encodes the protein MNETFLKNRFLFYPLLLASFIFCFDKLFSLTCIRKYTESRIEYAFYAEKKPLLEQLNNFQKTQKPEDKLLILFGTSHMGEFSHKYIQEKNPNLTTYNFSAPMAPPSYLYYNLETVINSGVKIDYAILEIIPETFQSAANEYALKFSYDWKFIYNNRDVFSNDEIESFTHANLFNVVRFPPRLNIAIQRLKDKNAIAGFEFFNSMVQLATKQNNGGIPNPIIHEIPENIFEKESKTYFAQAFKKTKNLSYNESLAQKIFYIKFIETCKKNNIQLLVYKPIISKPLQKLLDESDFYEKWWSDKLEIANNNEIPVLDMATYSNSIKCQKFVDVHHLSGGCYPEITDILLEKISH
- a CDS encoding nucleotide pyrophosphohydrolase, which encodes MNNKDLTLNDAQSKVDEWIRTIGVKYFSEMTNLAILMEEVGELSRLIARTYGDQSFKKSDLEKDIPSEIGDILFVLICLSNQMGISLEDVLLKTLEKNTTRDKDRHKNNEKLK